A genomic region of Jeotgalibaca ciconiae contains the following coding sequences:
- a CDS encoding phosphatase PAP2 family protein, producing MSIKRNNHIINFSKGYLIIGIICSLIFGITCFLIQTNFQPLINMEQSLMESFQKTFNYPQMNYDGEFLQTFMTFSATLGNPIAYIIITATFALVLFINKFKDLSLWFLGVISTGGLLGAVMKRIFQRPRPMGHLIQDKGFSFPSGHAIGSTLFFLTILLVFIPLIKNKGIRICISMLSIGLWAAILFSRLYFNAHYLGDLIAGISFASFWVLAGLYVYNVTSKEKSAK from the coding sequence GTGTCAATAAAAAGAAATAATCATATCATTAATTTTAGCAAAGGGTATTTAATTATCGGAATCATATGTAGCTTAATTTTTGGAATCACTTGTTTTTTAATTCAGACTAATTTTCAGCCCCTTATAAATATGGAACAAAGTTTAATGGAATCATTTCAAAAAACATTTAATTATCCACAAATGAATTATGATGGAGAATTTTTACAAACTTTTATGACTTTTTCAGCAACGCTGGGTAATCCGATTGCTTATATAATAATTACTGCTACTTTTGCACTGGTTCTCTTTATCAATAAATTTAAAGATTTATCTCTCTGGTTTCTGGGAGTCATTTCAACGGGCGGCCTCCTAGGAGCAGTAATGAAACGAATCTTTCAACGCCCCCGACCAATGGGACATTTAATCCAAGATAAGGGATTTTCTTTTCCAAGTGGTCATGCTATCGGTAGTACTCTTTTCTTTTTAACGATTCTTTTAGTTTTTATTCCATTAATAAAGAATAAGGGGATTAGGATTTGTATAAGTATGCTGTCTATTGGTTTATGGGCAGCTATATTATTTTCACGTCTTTACTTTAATGCACATTATTTGGGCGATCTCATAGCAGGTATTTCTTTTGCTTCTTTTTGGGTATTAGCAGGGCTGTATGTATATAACGTCACTTCGAAGGAGAAGTCAGCTAAATAA
- a CDS encoding GNAT family N-acetyltransferase has product MLEIYVVDQVWQLALVYEVRKETFVVGQGIPIELEFDEKTGKTYQYVLLAEKGNGIGTARINTTHSDFAKIERVAIVPKFQFQGYGRKLIEAVEEVIRTQGYEKIVITSQVQARGFYERLGYQVNESIKLESSIPTIYTEKNLKKIGAH; this is encoded by the coding sequence TTGTTGGAAATTTATGTTGTTGACCAAGTCTGGCAGTTGGCTCTTGTTTATGAAGTTCGGAAGGAAACGTTTGTTGTTGGACAAGGAATTCCCATTGAACTTGAATTTGATGAAAAAACTGGCAAAACGTATCAGTATGTTTTGCTTGCAGAGAAAGGTAACGGTATAGGAACAGCGAGGATCAACACCACCCACTCAGACTTTGCAAAAATTGAAAGAGTCGCAATTGTTCCTAAATTTCAATTCCAAGGATATGGCAGAAAATTGATAGAAGCGGTAGAAGAAGTGATTCGGACACAAGGATACGAAAAAATTGTAATTACAAGTCAAGTGCAAGCTAGAGGATTTTATGAGCGCTTGGGTTATCAAGTGAATGAAAGTATCAAATTGGAATCCAGTATTCCTACTATTTATACAGAGAAAAATTTGAAAAAGATAGGAGCACATTAA
- a CDS encoding transporter substrate-binding domain-containing protein yields MKKNQIVKTFLTLTGALLLAACGSTNAAETSEESSKEKIVIATSGAPKPFTYVNENDELVGYDIELVEAVFEKIDKYDISFEKAERASVLSGLDTDRYQVGANNFASNDERREKYIFSDAIFKNQYVIAVAEESTEINNFNDLVGKSTEVSPGLNYATALEKYNEENPDALIDINYSEAELLVVLQGVESGKHDFQLIDKAMASLFIEEHGLKLKLIELSEEDSSRIGAPYSYLLISKTDDGAALVEEINAALKEAIEDGTITEISEKYFGEDFAPKE; encoded by the coding sequence ATGAAAAAGAATCAAATAGTTAAAACATTTTTAACTCTTACAGGAGCGTTGCTCTTAGCAGCTTGCGGAAGTACAAATGCTGCAGAAACGAGTGAAGAAAGCAGCAAAGAAAAAATTGTTATTGCGACTTCTGGTGCGCCAAAACCCTTTACTTATGTAAATGAAAATGACGAGCTGGTTGGTTATGATATTGAACTTGTAGAAGCGGTATTTGAAAAAATAGATAAATATGATATTTCTTTTGAAAAAGCAGAGCGTGCTTCTGTATTATCTGGTCTTGATACAGATCGTTATCAAGTAGGAGCAAATAATTTTGCAAGTAATGATGAGCGGAGAGAGAAATACATCTTTTCAGACGCAATTTTCAAAAATCAATATGTGATTGCAGTGGCAGAGGAATCAACAGAAATTAATAATTTCAATGACCTTGTAGGCAAATCAACAGAAGTATCACCTGGTTTGAATTATGCCACGGCTTTGGAAAAGTATAATGAAGAAAATCCAGATGCACTCATCGACATTAATTACTCTGAAGCAGAACTGTTAGTTGTTTTACAAGGCGTTGAGAGTGGTAAGCACGATTTTCAATTGATTGATAAAGCGATGGCTTCTTTGTTTATTGAAGAACATGGCTTAAAATTAAAGCTAATCGAATTGAGCGAAGAAGACTCATCTAGAATCGGTGCTCCTTACAGTTATCTGTTAATTAGTAAAACAGATGATGGTGCAGCTCTTGTAGAAGAAATCAATGCAGCTTTAAAAGAAGCGATTGAAGATGGAACAATTACTGAGATTAGTGAGAAATATTTTGGAGAAGACTTTGCACCGAAAGAATAG
- a CDS encoding ArsR/SmtB family transcription factor — protein MKAMSEPKRVKILDLLSCGTLCACDVLNHFDFTQPTLSHHIKVLVEAELVTAERKGTWHYYSIKKDSVEQLLSDTKILFSSDKHCICVTEENQKKDNQHIELLEENDEKEYIK, from the coding sequence ATGAAAGCAATGTCCGAACCGAAACGAGTAAAAATTTTAGATTTATTATCTTGTGGAACGTTATGCGCTTGTGATGTGTTGAATCATTTTGATTTTACGCAGCCCACTCTATCACATCATATCAAAGTACTGGTGGAAGCAGAACTTGTAACAGCAGAAAGGAAAGGAACCTGGCACTACTATTCAATCAAGAAAGATAGTGTGGAGCAATTGCTTTCTGATACAAAGATCTTATTTTCTTCGGATAAGCACTGTATCTGTGTGACGGAAGAAAATCAAAAAAAGGATAACCAACATATAGAGTTATTGGAGGAGAACGATGAAAAAGAATACATTAAATAA
- a CDS encoding glutathione S-transferase family protein, translating to MSAIKTVEIEANGKYNRQKNQFHTPFGEGLNELPVAPGKYRILWSAVCPWAHRLIIVRKLLGLEYVISVGEADPLRPPLDHIDWAFTLDENHLDPLLGIQYISEAYLKADPHYKGRPTVPAVVDMETGKVVNNDYHELTYQLETAWSKFHKKNAPNLFPVELQEQIRQLNERIFHDINNGVYRAGFARSQEAYAEAYDGVFQCLDELEERLATRRYLFGNQLTDSDVRLYVTLARFDVAYYTAFRVNQKRIKDYPNLWAYARDLYQTPGFGDTTNFEAIKKHYFLSTTIDAESTVSKILPKGPSLEDWNMAHGREKLTRKEE from the coding sequence ATGAGTGCAATAAAAACTGTTGAGATAGAAGCGAACGGAAAATACAATCGACAAAAGAATCAGTTCCATACTCCTTTTGGAGAAGGACTAAATGAGTTGCCTGTTGCACCAGGAAAATATCGTATTTTATGGTCAGCAGTTTGTCCTTGGGCTCATCGTTTGATTATTGTCCGCAAGTTGCTTGGGTTGGAATATGTCATCAGTGTCGGCGAAGCTGATCCATTACGCCCGCCATTAGATCATATTGATTGGGCATTTACATTAGACGAAAATCATCTAGACCCTCTATTGGGAATTCAATATATCAGTGAAGCCTATTTAAAAGCGGATCCACATTACAAGGGAAGGCCAACTGTACCTGCCGTTGTCGATATGGAAACAGGAAAAGTGGTGAACAATGACTATCATGAATTAACGTATCAATTGGAGACAGCATGGTCGAAGTTTCATAAAAAAAATGCCCCAAATTTATTTCCCGTAGAGCTTCAGGAGCAAATTCGGCAATTAAATGAGCGTATATTTCATGATATTAATAATGGCGTTTATAGAGCTGGGTTTGCTCGATCGCAAGAGGCCTATGCTGAGGCATATGATGGTGTATTTCAATGTTTGGATGAATTAGAAGAACGTTTGGCTACACGACGATATCTATTCGGCAATCAACTAACCGATTCAGATGTTAGGTTGTATGTTACCTTAGCAAGATTCGATGTTGCGTATTATACCGCATTTCGAGTAAATCAAAAACGTATTAAAGATTATCCAAACTTATGGGCTTATGCTCGTGATTTATACCAGACACCAGGTTTTGGTGACACAACTAATTTTGAAGCAATTAAAAAACATTATTTTTTATCGACAACAATCGATGCAGAAAGTACTGTTTCGAAAATTCTTCCAAAAGGACCATCCTTAGAGGATTGGAATATGGCACATGGTAGAGAAAAATTAACTAGAAAAGAGGAATAA
- the cysK gene encoding cysteine synthase A, which translates to MVKIVDSILELTGDTPIVKLNKVVPEGAADVYVKLESYNPAGSVKDRIALAMVEQAEKDGLLQPGGTIVEPTSGNTGVGLAFVGAVKGYKVVIVLPDTFSIERRKLIQVYGAELVLTPGADGTVGAINKATELSEENGWFMPLQFDNLANPTIHKNTTGKEIVEAFGEDGVDAFISGVGTGGTVTGAGGVLKETYPDIEIYAVESAESPVLSGGKPGPHKIQGISAGFVPKVLDTEIYQEVLQVTADEAIEVAREVGKSEGILVGVSGGAAIKAAIDIAKKLGKGKKVLTVVPDNGERYLSTVLYDF; encoded by the coding sequence ATGGTAAAGATAGTAGATAGCATTCTAGAATTAACAGGAGACACACCAATCGTGAAGTTAAACAAAGTGGTTCCAGAAGGCGCTGCGGATGTCTATGTAAAATTAGAGTCCTATAATCCAGCCGGGTCAGTAAAAGATCGTATTGCATTAGCGATGGTTGAGCAGGCAGAAAAAGATGGCTTATTGCAACCAGGCGGAACAATTGTAGAACCTACATCTGGAAATACAGGTGTTGGATTAGCTTTTGTGGGAGCGGTAAAAGGATATAAAGTTGTTATTGTATTGCCGGACACATTTTCAATCGAACGCCGTAAATTGATTCAAGTCTATGGAGCAGAACTGGTATTAACACCAGGAGCGGACGGAACAGTGGGTGCTATTAATAAAGCTACGGAATTGTCGGAAGAAAACGGCTGGTTCATGCCTCTTCAGTTTGATAATTTGGCAAATCCAACCATTCACAAGAATACAACAGGGAAAGAAATTGTTGAGGCATTTGGAGAAGATGGAGTAGATGCATTTATTTCTGGAGTTGGTACTGGCGGAACGGTCACGGGTGCAGGTGGAGTGTTGAAAGAAACATATCCAGATATTGAAATATATGCAGTCGAGTCAGCAGAATCTCCTGTATTATCGGGTGGAAAGCCCGGTCCGCATAAGATTCAAGGGATTTCAGCAGGATTTGTCCCAAAAGTTCTGGATACAGAAATTTACCAAGAGGTATTGCAAGTTACAGCTGATGAGGCAATCGAAGTTGCTAGAGAAGTAGGCAAGTCAGAAGGAATTCTAGTCGGTGTATCGGGTGGTGCTGCGATAAAAGCAGCAATCGACATCGCTAAAAAATTAGGAAAAGGAAAGAAAGTTCTAACAGTTGTTCCTGATAACGGTGAGCGTTACTTATCAACGGTTTTATACGATTTCTAA
- the arsB gene encoding ACR3 family arsenite efflux transporter, translated as MKKNTLNKEVENTKSSMSLWERYLTVWVALCMFVGVLIGRFLPTVPETLSKFEYFNVSVPTAVLIWLMIFPMMLKIDFTSILNATKKPKGLFLTTTVNWLIKPFTMFAIASFFFLVVFNNFIGHELAREYIAGAVLLGAAPCTAMVFVWSHLTKGDAAYTLVQVSINDILILVLFAPIVAFLLGIGNVDVPMDTLLFSTLLFVVVPLALGFITRNVVVKKKGIEYFEHIFLKKFDGVTIVGLLLTLIIIFSFQGERILNNPFHILLIAVPLIIQNLFIFFISYGGAKACRLPFSIAAPAAMIGTSNFFELSVAVSISLFGLDSGATLVTVVGVLVEVPVMLLLVKIANSTQHWFKGYEY; from the coding sequence ATGAAAAAGAATACATTAAATAAAGAAGTAGAAAATACAAAAAGCAGTATGAGTCTTTGGGAAAGATATTTAACTGTCTGGGTAGCTCTCTGTATGTTTGTAGGAGTTCTGATTGGCCGCTTTCTTCCTACGGTTCCAGAAACTCTGAGCAAGTTTGAATACTTCAATGTTTCGGTACCAACAGCGGTTTTAATTTGGTTGATGATTTTTCCAATGATGTTAAAAATTGACTTCACTAGTATCCTTAATGCGACTAAGAAGCCAAAAGGATTATTTTTAACTACTACTGTTAATTGGTTGATTAAGCCTTTCACTATGTTCGCTATTGCATCCTTTTTCTTCTTAGTTGTATTTAACAATTTTATTGGGCACGAGCTAGCTCGCGAGTACATTGCAGGAGCAGTGCTTCTTGGTGCTGCGCCGTGTACAGCAATGGTATTTGTCTGGAGCCACCTCACCAAAGGGGACGCGGCCTATACTCTTGTTCAAGTTTCTATAAATGATATTTTGATATTAGTTTTATTTGCGCCGATTGTAGCTTTCTTATTAGGAATCGGAAATGTAGATGTACCGATGGATACGCTGCTGTTTTCAACTTTACTATTTGTAGTTGTACCACTTGCTTTGGGATTCATAACCCGTAATGTAGTTGTGAAAAAGAAAGGGATAGAGTATTTCGAACACATCTTTTTAAAGAAGTTTGATGGAGTTACGATTGTAGGATTATTGCTTACTTTAATCATTATTTTTTCTTTTCAAGGAGAAAGGATTTTGAATAATCCCTTCCATATCCTATTAATTGCTGTTCCGTTGATTATCCAAAATCTTTTTATTTTCTTTATCAGCTACGGTGGAGCGAAAGCGTGTCGCCTGCCATTCTCTATTGCAGCGCCAGCTGCTATGATTGGGACCAGTAATTTTTTTGAGCTTTCTGTAGCGGTTTCTATCTCACTATTTGGTTTAGATTCAGGAGCAACGCTGGTTACAGTAGTGGGAGTTTTGGTAGAAGTTCCCGTCATGCTGCTTCTAGTTAAAATAGCTAATAGCACTCAGCATTGGTTTAAAGGATACGAGTATTAA
- a CDS encoding aldo/keto reductase translates to MQKVRLNNGVEMPILGFGTFQIPDNETEQAVIQAIQAGYRHIDTAQSYMNEEATGLGIANSGVAREELFITTKIWIENTSYEGVQASFQRSLERLGLDYVDLLLLHQPYNDVYGAWRAMEELQKEGKIKAIGVSNFAVDRVVDLALFNEITPQINQIEINPFHQQKEVIDALRQEEVVPEAWAPFAEGKNNIFQNELLSEIGKKYNKSVAQVIIRWLVEQDIVVLAKTVSPQRMKENLDVFDFSLTKEDKEQISTLNIGDSQFFSHSDPKMIKALASRKINV, encoded by the coding sequence ATGCAAAAAGTAAGATTGAATAACGGAGTGGAAATGCCTATTTTAGGATTTGGCACTTTCCAAATACCAGATAACGAAACAGAACAAGCTGTAATACAAGCCATTCAAGCCGGCTATCGTCATATCGATACAGCTCAGTCCTATATGAATGAAGAAGCTACTGGTCTTGGAATTGCAAACTCGGGTGTAGCACGAGAAGAATTGTTTATTACCACTAAAATTTGGATAGAAAATACCTCTTATGAAGGCGTCCAAGCTTCTTTCCAACGTTCATTAGAGCGGCTAGGTCTTGATTATGTTGATTTGTTACTGTTGCATCAACCGTATAATGATGTGTACGGTGCATGGAGAGCTATGGAAGAATTGCAAAAAGAAGGAAAGATTAAAGCAATTGGCGTGTCAAATTTTGCTGTGGATAGAGTGGTGGATTTAGCACTGTTCAATGAAATCACACCACAAATCAACCAAATTGAAATCAATCCGTTCCATCAACAAAAAGAGGTCATTGACGCATTAAGACAAGAAGAAGTTGTCCCAGAAGCATGGGCACCATTCGCAGAAGGAAAGAATAATATTTTCCAAAATGAACTTCTTTCCGAAATCGGGAAGAAGTATAACAAATCGGTTGCACAAGTCATTATTCGCTGGTTAGTAGAACAAGATATAGTTGTGCTTGCGAAAACGGTTAGTCCTCAACGAATGAAAGAGAATCTGGATGTCTTTGATTTTTCCTTAACGAAGGAAGATAAAGAACAGATTTCTACGCTGAATATCGGAGATAGTCAATTTTTCTCTCATTCAGATCCGAAAATGATTAAAGCGCTGGCTAGCAGAAAAATAAATGTATAG
- a CDS encoding glutathione S-transferase family protein codes for MAEKIKVITVATTEDAHEISKEGAFVRQGNHFDTPFGDGPGDLPVEAGRYRLLVAGICPWAHRSIIVRELLGLQDVISVGTASPIRTDKGWEFSLDEGGVDPVLNIRYLPEIYAQTDPTYEGRATVPTVVDVKTNKVVNNDYFKLTNYWETAFKKFHKEGAPDLYPEELRDEIDAFNEILFHEVNNGVYKAGFSKTQEKYEEAYDALFARLDILEERLSTQRYLFGNKITDADVRFYVTLVRFDVAYYLVFKTNRNRIIDFPNIWNYAKDLYQTPGFGNTTDFDAIKKGYQLGNHGNNPYGIVAKGPEISIWNEPHDRHRFE; via the coding sequence ATGGCAGAAAAGATAAAAGTTATTACAGTTGCTACTACAGAGGATGCCCATGAAATATCAAAAGAAGGTGCATTCGTTCGCCAAGGAAATCATTTCGATACCCCATTTGGAGACGGACCAGGAGATTTACCGGTAGAAGCAGGTCGCTATCGACTGTTGGTGGCTGGAATTTGTCCTTGGGCACATCGTTCCATCATCGTTCGTGAGTTACTTGGCTTGCAAGATGTTATCAGCGTGGGTACTGCAAGTCCAATAAGAACAGACAAAGGTTGGGAGTTTTCGTTAGATGAAGGCGGAGTTGATCCTGTACTGAATATTCGCTATCTACCAGAAATTTATGCACAAACGGATCCAACTTATGAAGGACGGGCAACAGTACCAACAGTTGTCGATGTAAAAACAAATAAAGTAGTAAATAATGATTACTTTAAATTGACGAATTATTGGGAAACAGCTTTTAAGAAATTCCATAAAGAAGGCGCACCTGATTTGTATCCTGAAGAATTACGCGATGAGATTGATGCTTTTAACGAAATTTTATTTCATGAAGTGAATAATGGAGTATACAAAGCTGGTTTTTCTAAAACACAAGAAAAATATGAAGAAGCTTATGATGCTCTGTTCGCTAGGTTGGATATATTAGAGGAACGATTGTCTACACAACGTTATTTATTTGGAAACAAGATTACCGATGCTGATGTTCGTTTTTATGTGACACTTGTTCGGTTTGACGTTGCATACTATTTAGTGTTTAAGACAAATCGCAATCGGATCATTGATTTTCCAAATATCTGGAACTATGCGAAAGATCTTTACCAAACACCTGGCTTTGGTAATACAACTGATTTTGATGCAATAAAGAAAGGCTATCAATTGGGAAATCATGGTAATAATCCCTATGGCATTGTCGCAAAAGGGCCAGAGATTTCCATTTGGAATGAACCACATGACCGTCATCGATTTGAATAA
- a CDS encoding glutathione S-transferase C-terminal domain-containing protein, translating to MVQEVRERPSELVNEIDEKGYFHRQKNHFDTPFGSGKEHNPVEAGRYRLVWAKGCHWSNRASIAIELLGLQDVISVNLVGRTPREKDLGWEFVFDEGNKDPVLDVQFLSELYANADPEYKGRATVPAVVDVKTKRVINNDYVWLTNYFETEFRPFQAPDAPDLYPEELREEIDAYNDYLFEHVNNGVYKAMFAQSLEAYNDAYNNLYQAFDEIEERLENNRFLFGDYVTDSDIRLFVTLARFDTRYFKNLGPIRNRIVDFKNIWGYARDLYEIPAFKNNTYFADLAKSTEKPKSIFIDYNTRFWDKIDYETLWNQPQERYLLSKTPSEKFKRNEEVK from the coding sequence ATGGTACAAGAAGTTCGGGAAAGGCCAAGCGAATTAGTAAATGAAATTGATGAAAAGGGGTATTTTCATCGTCAGAAAAATCATTTTGACACGCCCTTTGGATCAGGAAAAGAACACAATCCAGTTGAAGCTGGACGATATCGTTTAGTTTGGGCAAAGGGATGCCACTGGTCGAATCGTGCATCGATTGCCATTGAGTTATTAGGACTTCAAGATGTCATTAGTGTAAATTTAGTAGGCAGAACGCCCCGTGAAAAAGATCTAGGATGGGAATTTGTTTTTGATGAAGGAAACAAGGATCCCGTTTTAGATGTCCAATTTTTAAGCGAACTATATGCTAATGCAGATCCAGAGTATAAAGGTCGTGCTACGGTACCAGCAGTCGTGGATGTAAAAACGAAAAGAGTCATCAACAATGACTATGTCTGGCTAACAAATTATTTTGAAACAGAATTTCGTCCTTTTCAAGCACCAGATGCACCGGATTTGTATCCGGAAGAATTGCGGGAAGAAATCGATGCATATAATGATTATCTATTCGAACATGTGAACAATGGCGTTTATAAAGCAATGTTTGCTCAATCTTTAGAAGCATATAATGATGCATACAATAACTTGTACCAAGCATTTGATGAGATTGAAGAGCGCCTAGAAAACAATCGGTTTCTATTCGGTGATTATGTAACGGATTCAGATATTCGTTTATTTGTAACGTTAGCGCGTTTCGATACTCGTTACTTTAAAAACTTGGGTCCAATTCGCAATCGCATTGTGGACTTTAAAAATATCTGGGGATATGCCAGAGATTTGTATGAGATTCCGGCTTTTAAAAACAACACTTATTTTGCTGATTTAGCAAAGAGCACAGAAAAGCCAAAGTCAATTTTTATTGATTACAACACCCGTTTTTGGGACAAAATTGATTATGAAACCTTATGGAACCAGCCACAAGAACGTTATTTATTAAGTAAGACTCCTAGTGAAAAATTCAAACGGAATGAGGAAGTCAAATGA